The following coding sequences lie in one Lelliottia jeotgali genomic window:
- a CDS encoding Ribonucleotide reductase of class Ia (aerobic), alpha subunit — MNQSLLVTKRDGTTERINLDKLHRVLDWAAEGLNNVSISQVELRSHIQFYDGIKTSDIHETIIKAAADLISREAPDYQYLAARLAIFHLRKKAYGQFEPPKLYDHVVKMVGLGKYDTHLLEDYTEEEFEQMNGFIDHWRDMNFSYAAVKQLEGKYLVQNRVTGEIYESAQFLYILVAACLFSGYPRETRLSYVKRFYDAVSTFKISLPTPIMSGVRTPTRQFSSCVLIECGDSLDSINATSSAIVKYVSQRAGIGINAGRIRALGSPIRGGEAFHTGCIPFYKHFQTAVKSCSQGGVRGGAATLFYPMWHLEVESLLVLKNNRGVEGNRVRHMDYGVQINKLMYTRLLKGQDITLFSPSDVPGLYDAFFADQDEFERLYTQYENDDSIRKQRVKAVDLFSLMMQERASTGRIYIQNVDHCNTHSPFDPAIAPVRQSNLCLEIALPTKPLYDVNDENGEIALCTLSAFNLGAIKSLSELEELAVLAVRALDALLDYQDYPIPAAKRGAMGRRTLGIGVINFAYWLAKNGKRYSDGSANNLTHETFEAIQYYLMKASNELAKEQGACPWFNETTYAKGILPIDTYKKDLDAIVNEPLHLDWEALRESIKTHGLRNSTLSALMPSETSSQISNATNGIEPPRGHVSIKASKDGVLRQVVPDYELLKDNYELLWEMPNNDGYLQLVGIMQKFIDQSISANTNYDPTRFPSGKVPMQQLLKDLLTAYKFGVKTLYYHNTRDGAEDAQDDMAPSIQDDGCESGACKI; from the coding sequence ATGAATCAGAGTCTGCTGGTGACAAAGCGCGACGGTACCACTGAGCGTATCAATCTCGATAAACTTCATCGAGTTCTCGACTGGGCAGCAGAAGGACTGAATAACGTATCTATCTCCCAGGTTGAGCTGCGTTCTCACATTCAGTTCTACGACGGCATCAAAACCTCTGACATCCACGAAACGATCATCAAGGCGGCGGCTGACCTCATCTCCCGCGAAGCGCCGGATTATCAGTATCTCGCGGCACGTCTGGCGATTTTCCACCTGCGTAAAAAAGCCTACGGCCAGTTTGAGCCGCCAAAGCTGTACGATCACGTGGTGAAAATGGTCGGACTGGGCAAATACGACACGCATCTGCTGGAAGACTACACGGAAGAAGAGTTCGAGCAGATGAACGGGTTTATCGACCACTGGCGCGATATGAACTTCTCTTACGCAGCGGTTAAACAGCTCGAAGGGAAATACCTGGTTCAGAACCGCGTCACCGGCGAAATCTACGAAAGCGCGCAGTTCCTGTACATTCTGGTTGCCGCATGCCTGTTCTCTGGCTATCCGCGTGAGACGCGTTTGAGCTACGTGAAGCGTTTTTATGATGCGGTTTCGACCTTCAAAATTTCTCTGCCTACGCCGATCATGTCTGGCGTGCGCACCCCGACTCGTCAGTTCAGCTCCTGCGTGCTGATCGAGTGCGGCGACAGCCTGGATTCTATCAACGCCACCTCCAGCGCCATTGTGAAATACGTCTCCCAGCGTGCCGGAATCGGCATCAACGCCGGTCGTATTCGTGCCCTGGGTAGCCCGATTCGCGGCGGTGAAGCGTTCCATACCGGCTGTATTCCGTTCTATAAACACTTCCAGACTGCGGTGAAGTCCTGCTCTCAGGGCGGCGTTCGCGGCGGTGCGGCCACTCTGTTCTACCCGATGTGGCATCTGGAAGTTGAAAGCCTGCTGGTTCTGAAAAACAACCGTGGCGTCGAAGGCAACCGCGTTCGTCACATGGACTATGGCGTACAGATCAACAAACTGATGTACACCCGTCTGCTGAAAGGCCAGGACATCACCCTGTTCAGCCCGTCTGACGTCCCTGGCCTGTACGATGCGTTCTTCGCCGATCAGGATGAGTTCGAGCGTCTGTACACCCAATACGAAAACGACGACAGCATCCGTAAACAGCGTGTGAAAGCCGTTGACCTGTTCTCTCTGATGATGCAGGAACGTGCCTCCACTGGCCGTATCTACATCCAGAACGTCGACCACTGCAACACCCACAGCCCGTTTGATCCAGCCATCGCGCCAGTGCGCCAGTCCAACCTGTGCCTGGAAATCGCCCTGCCGACCAAACCGCTGTACGACGTTAACGACGAAAACGGCGAAATCGCGCTGTGTACGTTGTCCGCCTTCAACCTTGGCGCAATCAAAAGCCTGTCCGAGCTGGAAGAACTGGCTGTGCTGGCGGTTCGTGCGCTGGATGCGTTGCTGGATTATCAGGATTACCCAATTCCTGCGGCAAAACGTGGCGCAATGGGCCGCCGTACGCTGGGTATTGGTGTGATCAACTTCGCTTACTGGCTGGCGAAAAACGGCAAGCGTTACTCCGATGGCAGCGCTAACAATCTGACGCACGAAACCTTCGAAGCGATTCAGTATTACCTGATGAAAGCCTCGAACGAGCTGGCGAAAGAGCAAGGCGCGTGCCCGTGGTTCAACGAAACCACTTACGCGAAAGGCATTCTGCCGATCGACACTTATAAGAAAGATCTGGATGCTATCGTTAACGAACCGCTGCATCTCGACTGGGAAGCGTTACGTGAGTCCATTAAAACTCACGGCCTGCGTAACTCCACGCTCTCCGCACTGATGCCGTCTGAGACCTCTTCGCAGATCTCCAACGCCACCAACGGCATTGAGCCGCCGCGCGGTCACGTGAGCATTAAAGCGTCGAAAGATGGCGTGCTGCGTCAGGTCGTGCCGGATTACGAACTGCTGAAAGACAACTATGAATTGCTGTGGGAAATGCCGAATAACGACGGTTACCTGCAGCTGGTGGGCATCATGCAGAAATTTATCGACCAGTCGATCTCTGCGAACACCAACTACGATCCGACGCGCTTCCCGTCTGGCAAAGTGCCGATGCAGCAGTTGCTCAAAGATCTGCTGACCGCCTACAAATTTGGCGTCAAAACCCTGTACTATCACAACACCCGTGACGGTGCAGAAGATGCGCAGGATGATATGGCACCGTCCATTCAGGATGATGGCTGCGAAAGCGGCGCATGTAAGATCTAG